Part of the Streptomyces sp. NBC_01353 genome, GCCGCAGCCCGTTCGCCGGGTCGCGGCCGATCCGCAGCGGGTACGGACCCGGTTCGGGCAGCAGCAGCTTCGGCAGCCGCTCGGCCTGCCAGGCACGGCCGAGCTTGGCCGTGAACGCGGACATCTTCTCGACCGCGCCCACCACCCGCCGCGTCCAGCCGGACTCGGTCTGCAGATCGGCGGTGAGCAGGGCCAGTTCGTCCGGTCGGCGCGCGACGAGCGCGCGCTCCATCCGGTAGAGGAACGTGTCGTGCGAGAGCCTGCCCTGCGCGGCACCCTCACGGAGCAGCACCAGCGCACGGTCCCGCTCGGCGTCGGTAAGCCGCGCGGAGTGCGTGGAGAACTCGAAAGGCGTCGTCACACCGTGATTGTCGGTCCGAGGGGCCTGACGTGTCCAGAACGGGGCTCGTCACAAGGCCGGCCGGGGCGTGAGCGGCCTCGTGGACCCCCGGTTCCTCCTACCGGCTCGCGAGATCCCGGAGCGCCCGTTCGGATGCCGAGCCCGGTTCGGCGGCGAAGAGGTCGAGGCCGCAGCACGAGGGCGCGTCGGGCAGGGAGACGCGCTCGCCGTGCAGGGTCATCGCCCACGACCGGGTGGTGCAGCACGTACTCCCGGGACCGGACCTGGGCGACCGTGTGCTCCGCCCACATACGGGCGAAGTCCGGGCTCAGCTCCCGCAGGTGCTCGATGTGCGCCGCGAGTCCGGAGTCGCCCCGATACCGCCCGAGCAGAACGCGCAGATGGGCGACGTGCTCGGCCGCCGCCCGTTCCCAGCCGGTGCGGTGCAGTTCGCGCCCGTACGGCTCGGTGAACAGCAGGTGCGAGAGCGTGCGGCGGTGCTCCGTCCCCGCGGCGCAGATCGGCAAGCTCGTCGAGAGCGCGGTCCGCCGTCAGGCGGGCGAGGCCAGGCTCCCGAGCGCCAACTGACGCCGGAACAGGCCTGGACGTCGCCACCAAGATCGCTGATACGGTCTGCGCACTCGACTCCCTGGGGGATATGACGTGACCGCGTCCTCGAACAGCACGACCGACGGCCTGATGGTGCGCCCGCTCTCCGGGTCCGAGGAGCTGGACCTGTTCTGCCGGCTCAGCTACGTCCTCGACCACGAGCTCGAGGACGACCTCGCCACCGGCCGCCGCGTGCCGGCGTGGATGTGGGTCGCCCTGCGCGGCGACCGCGTGCTGGCCAGGCTCTCCTGGTGGACGAACCAGGAGGGCGGCGAGCCGCTCTTCCTCGACTTCTTCGACCTCGACCCCGAGCTGCCCGAGCAGGAGCGCGCCGAGATCGGCCTGCGGCTCCTGGAGACGGCGACAGCCGCGGTCGTACCGGCGGGCACGGCCCGCCCCGAGTTCAACCGGTACATGCCGCCGGACTGGCGCGAGGTACCGGAGACCCGCGCCCGGCTGGAGACGCTCTTCGGCGTCCTGGAGGCCTCCGGGGCCCGCCCGCTGGTCGAGCGGCTGCGCCTGGAATGGCGCCCCGGCACCCCCCTGCCGGAGCCGAAGGGCCGTCTGGAGTTCCGCCCGGTGCGCGATCGCGAGGACCTCGTCGCGCTGATGACCCCGGTCATGGAGGGCACGCTCGACGCGCACGGGCAGGCCGACCTCGGGTCCGGCATGTCGACCCGCGAGGCGGCGGAGCAGCACTACGACGAGGAGTTCGCGCACTACACCTCGCCCCAGGAGTGGTGGCAGGTCGCGCAGCTGCCGGAGAGCGGCGAGCCGGTCGGCTTCGTCGTGCCCGCCCGGAACCACTACAACCACACCATCGCCTACATCGGTGTGCTCCCCACACACCGCGGCAAGGGCTACATCGACGACATCCTCGCCGAGGGCACCCGCATCCTGGCCGGTCAGGACGTGCCCCGCATCCGTGCCGCGACCGACCTGGGCAACGTACCGATGGCGAAGGCCTTCGCCCGCGCGGGTTATGTGAACTTCGAGCGGCAGATCGACTTCGTGTGGGACACGCCGGGCGCGGCCCAGTCCTGACTGCCAGGATGGACGCCGTAGTCGCTGTCGCTGTTGCCGTGGCGTGTCGTCCATCGACGAGGGGATCCGACCGGTGCTGTTCGAGGTGTGGGCCCCGCAGGCCCGTGACCGGGTGACGCTGGAGCTGAACGGCACCGGGCAGCCCATGGAGCGGGACGCCGAGCGGGCCGGCTGGTGGACCGGGGTCGCGGCGGCCGAGGACGGCGACCGCTACGGCTTCTCCCTGGACGGCGGTCCCGTACTGCCCGACCCTCGGTCCCGCCGCCAGCCGGACGGTCCGGACGGGCTCAGCGCGGTCGTCGATCACTCCGCGTACGTCTGGTTCAACGAGTCGCCGCGGCTGCGGCTGCGCGCCGGGGTCCTGTACGAGCTCCACATCGGGACCTTCACCCGCGACGGGACCCTGGACGCGGCGGCCGAGCGGCTCGGGGAGCTGGCGGGGCTCGGCATCACCCATGTGGAGCTGATGCCGCTCTGTCCTTTCCCGGGGGTTCGCGGCTGGGGGTACGACGGCGTCGCGCCGTGGGCGGTCCATGAGCCGTACGGCGGGCCGACCGCGCTGAAGCGGTTCGTCGACACCGCGCACGGCCTCGGGATGGGGGTGGTCCTGGACGTCGTCCACAACCATCTCGGCCCGTCCGGGAACCATCTGCCGTCCTTCGGCCCGTACTTCACCGACACGCACCACACGCCGTGGGGCGCGGCCGTGAACCTGGACGCGGCGGGTTCGGACGAGGTCCGCACGTATCTGGTGGACAGCGCGCTCGCCTGGCTCCAGGACTACCGGATCGACGGACTCCGTCTGGACGCCGTACACGCCCTGGTGGACGACCGGGCGCTGACGTTCCTGGAGGAGCTGAGCGAGGCGGTGGACGAGCTGGCGCGGGAGCAGGGCCGCCAGCACTTCCTGATCGCCGAGTCCGACCTCGCCGATCCTCGGACGACGAGCCCGCGCGTCTCGGGCGGTCTCGGCATCCACGCCCAGTGGAACGACGACTTCCACCACGCCCTGCACACCACGCTGACCGGTGAGTCCCAGGGCTACTACACCGACTTCGCGCGTGCCCCGCTGGCCGCGCTCGCCAAGACGCTGACCCACGTCTTCTTCCACGACGGTACGTACTCGAGCTTCCGGGGCCGTCGCCACGGACGGCCGGTGGACCGGGTCCGTACCCCCGCTCACCGCTTCCTGGGGTACGCCCAGACGCACGACCAGATCGGGAACCGGGCGCTGGGCGACCGGCTCTCCGCGACCCTCTCCCCCGGCCTGCTCGCCTGCGCGGCGACGCTCGTCCTGACCGGGCCCTCGGTCCCGATGCTCTTCATGGGCGAGGAGTGGGGCGCGAAGACGCCCTGGCAGTACTTCACCGACCACACGGACCCGGAGCTGGCGGAGGCGGTACGGCGGGGCAGGCGGCGGGAGTTCGCGGAGCACGGCTGGGCGGAGGAGGACATCCCCGATCCCCAGGAGCCCGCGACCCGGGACCGCTCCGTCCTGGACCGTACGGAGCGCGAACGAGCCCCGCACAACCGGCTGCTCGCCTGGCACCGCGAGCTGATCGCGCTGCGCCGTACCCTGCCGGACCTCACCGACCCGGACCTGGCCGCGGTCCGGGTCGCGTACGACGAGGAGGCCCGCTGGCTGGCGTTCCGTCGCGGGGTGCTGCGGATCGCGGTCAACCTGGGCAAGGAACCGGTGGAGATCCCGCTCGGCACGAACGGCCGTGACCGCGTCCTCGCCGCCTGGGAGCCGGTCGATGCCCCGGGCTCGGACGGCCTGCTGCGGCTGCCGGCGGAGTGCGCGGTGGTGCTGACGGACGGGTGAGCCGGGCGGTTGGTGAGCCGGGCGGGGCGGAGCCCTGAGCCAATTGGATCATGATCCGGCCTGTCTGCGGCGCGAGCCCGCCGTCCCGTGGTGGGCTGTGGCCGGTGGGGGGCGTCCGGTACGTCGGCCTCCTCTCGGGGACTCGCACATGACCACGCTCGTCACCATCGCCGCCATGGCCGTCGCGCTCGCCGTCGGTCTGATCGCCAATCGGGTGCGGAGCAGACGCACCGCGGACGAGCAGGAGGACGCCGAAGCGTCCGTCAGCGATCTCATCAGCCCGCTGGAGACCCTCGCCGTGCTGCTCGTCGCGTTCGTCATCGTCGTCGCGGCCGAGTCGTTCGGCGCTGCCGGCGCCGCCGTCGCGACGGAGGCGCGGCGGGTCGACCAGCTCTACGAGGTGGCCGACTACGCGCCCGAGCCGCAGCGGCAGCGGCTGCAGGCCGCCTCGGTCTGTTACGCGCGGGCGATCCAGACCCATGAGTGGCCCGCGATGGAGAACGGCGGCGAGGCCTCGCCCCGCGCCTCCCAGTGGTCCACCGAGTTCCGCAGGTCGTTCAAGGAGCTCGCCCACCAGGAAGACGCCACCTTCGACGTGCTGGTACAGGCCGACGACGAGCGCTCCACGGCCCGGCACACCCGGCTCGGGGAGGCGACACCCGCGATCCCCACCGTCGTCTACTGGTTCATGGTCGTGTCGCTCGCCGCGACGGTCGGCGCCTTCGCCTTCGGCCTGCCCCGTAGACGGGGCCCTGCGCACCTTCTCCTGTTGTCGACCCTCGCGGTCCTGTTCACCGGCTCCCTGCTGCTGA contains:
- a CDS encoding DUF1707 and FHA domain-containing protein; this encodes MTTPFEFSTHSARLTDAERDRALVLLREGAAQGRLSHDTFLYRMERALVARRPDELALLTADLQTESGWTRRVVGAVEKMSAFTAKLGRAWQAERLPKLLLPEPGPYPLRIGRDPANGLRLSHETVSRLHAELSLQGGMWVLRDLGSTNGTSVNGRRVTGAVAVRAGDMVAFGQMSFRLSVR
- the treZ gene encoding malto-oligosyltrehalose trehalohydrolase, with the protein product MLFEVWAPQARDRVTLELNGTGQPMERDAERAGWWTGVAAAEDGDRYGFSLDGGPVLPDPRSRRQPDGPDGLSAVVDHSAYVWFNESPRLRLRAGVLYELHIGTFTRDGTLDAAAERLGELAGLGITHVELMPLCPFPGVRGWGYDGVAPWAVHEPYGGPTALKRFVDTAHGLGMGVVLDVVHNHLGPSGNHLPSFGPYFTDTHHTPWGAAVNLDAAGSDEVRTYLVDSALAWLQDYRIDGLRLDAVHALVDDRALTFLEELSEAVDELAREQGRQHFLIAESDLADPRTTSPRVSGGLGIHAQWNDDFHHALHTTLTGESQGYYTDFARAPLAALAKTLTHVFFHDGTYSSFRGRRHGRPVDRVRTPAHRFLGYAQTHDQIGNRALGDRLSATLSPGLLACAATLVLTGPSVPMLFMGEEWGAKTPWQYFTDHTDPELAEAVRRGRRREFAEHGWAEEDIPDPQEPATRDRSVLDRTERERAPHNRLLAWHRELIALRRTLPDLTDPDLAAVRVAYDEEARWLAFRRGVLRIAVNLGKEPVEIPLGTNGRDRVLAAWEPVDAPGSDGLLRLPAECAVVLTDG
- a CDS encoding GNAT family N-acetyltransferase, producing MVRPLSGSEELDLFCRLSYVLDHELEDDLATGRRVPAWMWVALRGDRVLARLSWWTNQEGGEPLFLDFFDLDPELPEQERAEIGLRLLETATAAVVPAGTARPEFNRYMPPDWREVPETRARLETLFGVLEASGARPLVERLRLEWRPGTPLPEPKGRLEFRPVRDREDLVALMTPVMEGTLDAHGQADLGSGMSTREAAEQHYDEEFAHYTSPQEWWQVAQLPESGEPVGFVVPARNHYNHTIAYIGVLPTHRGKGYIDDILAEGTRILAGQDVPRIRAATDLGNVPMAKAFARAGYVNFERQIDFVWDTPGAAQS